Proteins encoded together in one Mycobacterium noviomagense window:
- the hadC gene encoding (3R)-hydroxyacyl-ACP dehydratase subunit HadC, translated as MSAIKTDIRGMVWRYPDYFVVGREQIRAFANSIKCDDPASYDEDAAAELGYDNIVAPLTFATIFAKLVQNDFFRHVDTGYETMQIVQVDQKFVYHKPIKAGDKLWARMDIHSVDERFGADIVVTRNLCTNDDGELVLEAYTTLMGQQGEGSAMIKWDRETGQVVRIA; from the coding sequence GTGAGCGCGATCAAAACCGACATCCGGGGGATGGTCTGGCGGTATCCGGACTATTTCGTCGTGGGCCGCGAGCAAATCCGTGCCTTCGCCAACTCGATCAAGTGCGACGACCCCGCCAGCTACGACGAGGACGCGGCCGCCGAACTCGGCTACGACAACATCGTCGCGCCGCTGACCTTCGCGACAATCTTCGCCAAACTCGTCCAGAACGACTTTTTCAGGCATGTCGACACCGGCTACGAAACCATGCAGATCGTGCAGGTCGACCAGAAGTTCGTCTACCACAAGCCGATCAAGGCCGGCGACAAGCTGTGGGCCCGGATGGACATCCATTCGGTGGACGAGCGGTTCGGCGCCGACATCGTCGTCACCAGAAACCTGTGCACCAACGACGACGGCGAACTGGTTCTGGAGGCTTACACCACGCTGATGGGCCAGCAGGGCGAGGGCTCCGCCATGATCAAGTGGGACAGGGAAACCGGGCAGGTCGTCCGGATTGCGTGA
- the secE gene encoding preprotein translocase subunit SecE, translated as MSDERVDADAGTDTEEGRGGRTAVVTRPQRPTGKRSRVRAEASEAVELGKDGTDTKVKTAKKAAGPSRNPFAFVFAYLKQVVAELRKVIWPNRKQMMTYTSVVLAFLAFMVALIGLADFGLAKLVLLVFG; from the coding sequence GTGAGCGACGAGCGCGTCGATGCCGACGCCGGCACCGACACTGAGGAAGGGCGCGGCGGCCGGACGGCCGTGGTGACGCGGCCGCAGCGGCCCACCGGCAAGCGGTCGCGGGTGCGCGCGGAAGCTTCCGAGGCTGTCGAGCTCGGCAAGGACGGTACCGACACCAAGGTCAAGACCGCCAAGAAGGCGGCCGGGCCGTCCCGCAACCCGTTCGCGTTCGTGTTCGCCTACCTCAAGCAGGTTGTTGCCGAGCTGCGCAAGGTGATCTGGCCGAACCGCAAGCAGATGATGACCTACACATCGGTGGTGCTGGCGTTTCTGGCGTTCATGGTGGCGCTGATCGGGTTGGCGGACTTTGGCCTGGCCAAGCTGGTTCTGCTGGTATTCGGCTAG